From one Paenibacillus terrae HPL-003 genomic stretch:
- a CDS encoding ABC transporter ATP-binding protein encodes MNQDLYIHGLSKTFGHMTALHETNLVVRRGQFTTLLGPSGCGKTTLLRMIAGLETPDTGTITMGEEVLFSAERKKDVPAHLRHFGMVFQDFALWPHMTVFENVAFGLRAGKQGKGSGSGSGRGKELRTAVLGVLDKVRLSGMEDRYPHQLSGGQQQRVAFARAVAIRPRLVLFDEPLSALDAVLREEMRIEMLSLVRDLGLTALYVTHDQIEAMSMSDEVVVMRSGHILQTGTPEMIYGRPSHPEVARFIGKSNWLEPERTLFRPEHVRWEQDQIDQHSFTVEIRHVSYVGDRYEIRILAENGELWTAYHSTRLPIGEQKQIWVSPQHIHQLDS; translated from the coding sequence ATGAATCAGGATCTATATATTCACGGGTTGAGTAAAACCTTCGGCCATATGACCGCATTGCATGAGACGAATCTGGTCGTACGGCGGGGACAATTCACGACACTGCTCGGTCCGTCCGGCTGCGGGAAAACAACGCTTCTGCGTATGATCGCTGGGCTGGAGACGCCGGATACCGGCACGATCACGATGGGGGAGGAGGTTCTTTTTTCGGCTGAACGCAAAAAGGATGTTCCCGCGCATCTTCGTCATTTTGGCATGGTGTTTCAGGATTTTGCGCTGTGGCCGCATATGACGGTGTTTGAAAATGTGGCCTTCGGCCTGCGTGCAGGCAAGCAGGGAAAAGGCTCCGGTTCCGGTAGCGGTCGTGGCAAGGAGCTGCGAACAGCAGTATTGGGGGTGCTGGACAAAGTCAGACTGTCGGGGATGGAGGATCGGTATCCTCATCAGCTGTCCGGTGGTCAGCAGCAGCGGGTCGCTTTTGCCCGAGCGGTCGCCATCCGTCCGAGGCTTGTCTTGTTTGATGAGCCGCTCAGTGCGCTGGACGCGGTACTCCGCGAAGAGATGCGCATCGAAATGCTGTCGCTGGTGCGCGATCTGGGGCTGACTGCCTTGTACGTCACCCATGATCAGATCGAGGCCATGTCGATGTCCGATGAAGTGGTCGTCATGAGAAGCGGACATATTTTGCAGACCGGAACACCGGAGATGATCTACGGTCGCCCATCTCATCCAGAGGTGGCTAGGTTCATCGGCAAATCGAACTGGCTGGAGCCGGAACGGACGCTATTCCGTCCCGAGCATGTCCGCTGGGAACAGGATCAAATAGACCAGCATTCTTTTACAGTGGAAATTCGGCATGTCAGCTATGTTGGGGACCGTTATGAAATCCGCATACTGGCAGAGAACGGTGAGCTATGGACTGCATATCATTCCACCCGCTTGCCTATCGGGGAACAAAAGCAAATTTGGGTATCACCGCAACACATCCACCAACTCGATTCATAG
- a CDS encoding ABC transporter substrate-binding protein: MMNKHVFRTGWKKGAMLALTLTFGLAVAGCGTATPSKDGAQATGSAGQAGAASTDQKLVVYSAGPDGLAKKLVAGYEAQSGVKVELFQGTTGKILARMEAEKANPVADVVVLASLPSVQGLKKDGLTLPYPDAKNADKLNPDWADKEGNYFSTSASALGIAYNTKLVKTPPTSWADLAKPEYKDQINIPDPSLSGSALDFMTGYLSAKGDGGWTLFEQYKANGVAMAGANQEALDPVITGAKSMVAAAVDYMTYKAKAKGEPIDIVYPKEGTVISPRPAAILKSTQHEQNAKAFIDYLLSDEAQKLVADASLLPGRTDVKADKRANLDEIPLLKNNWEWMGEHGPDVTEKFTQMFK, from the coding sequence ATGATGAACAAGCACGTTTTTCGTACAGGTTGGAAAAAGGGCGCAATGCTCGCATTAACATTGACCTTTGGACTGGCTGTCGCAGGCTGTGGAACGGCTACACCATCCAAGGATGGAGCGCAAGCCACCGGATCAGCAGGACAAGCCGGGGCGGCATCGACCGATCAAAAGCTGGTTGTCTACAGCGCAGGCCCTGACGGGCTGGCGAAAAAGCTGGTAGCGGGGTATGAGGCGCAAAGTGGAGTGAAGGTCGAGCTGTTCCAGGGAACGACAGGTAAAATTTTGGCCCGGATGGAAGCTGAGAAGGCGAATCCGGTAGCAGACGTGGTGGTACTGGCATCTCTTCCGTCCGTGCAAGGCTTGAAAAAAGACGGCCTCACGCTGCCCTACCCGGATGCCAAAAACGCGGACAAGCTAAATCCCGATTGGGCCGACAAGGAAGGCAACTATTTCAGCACTAGTGCTTCCGCATTAGGTATCGCGTACAACACGAAGCTGGTAAAGACACCGCCGACTTCATGGGCCGATCTGGCGAAGCCGGAGTACAAGGACCAAATCAACATTCCTGATCCGTCATTGTCCGGCTCAGCGCTGGATTTTATGACAGGCTACCTGAGTGCCAAAGGCGATGGGGGCTGGACGTTGTTCGAGCAGTACAAGGCTAACGGCGTAGCGATGGCTGGAGCCAATCAGGAAGCGCTGGACCCGGTAATTACCGGAGCCAAAAGCATGGTCGCTGCTGCGGTTGATTACATGACTTACAAGGCCAAAGCCAAAGGCGAGCCGATCGACATTGTTTATCCGAAGGAAGGAACAGTCATCAGCCCGCGCCCTGCGGCGATTCTCAAATCGACACAGCATGAGCAGAACGCCAAGGCGTTCATTGACTATTTGCTGTCGGACGAGGCGCAGAAGCTGGTAGCGGACGCTTCCTTGCTTCCGGGCCGCACGGATGTCAAAGCAGATAAGCGCGCCAATTTGGATGAGATTCCGTTGCTGAAAAACAATTGGGAATGGATGGGCGAGCACGGGCCTGACGTGACAGAGAAGTTCACGCAAATGTTCAAGTAA
- a CDS encoding ABC transporter permease gives MGVLSVKQIRAWSLTFALIALALLIVLPLLQIFIQSVYVDGQLQWSAPFRTLAASRFVGVLFGSIWLGLCVIAGTTVLALPLAWIMSNTRLASWRWLDVVLLIPFMTPPYIGSMGWILFMQKNGYLEQLFPSLHFLTPFFFSFGGMVMIMSLHLFPFLYLLLRGALVRIGGSLEEAGAVMGGGFLYRFRRIILPLLLSSYGMGALLIFVKTIAEFGTPATFGRRIGYEVMTSEIHKYISSWPIDFGKATSMASVLLTACLLVWYVQSVINRKYTYRLIGGKGSRPSRLRVSGWTTGLSIAFILLLLMASIGIPYFSIIAASTMKLRGIGLAWDNFTLDYYKELLSWGSESMEALLNSVFLSLGASTIAVMLGTWFALVIGGSRTRLQRTVDAFSLLPNTVPGIVMVVGLILWWNSPWMPIPLYNTYGMVILTYVVLFVPYTVQYVKSAFTQVDTALFQAGQVFGGGPSYVFRRIVLPLILPGMLAGWMMTFTIASRELVGSLLILPPSVQTSATYIFAQFEQGQVSLGMAMAVISVGLTTLLLILMESLNSQRKWK, from the coding sequence ATGGGGGTCTTATCCGTCAAACAGATCAGAGCGTGGAGTCTAACATTCGCTCTGATCGCGCTTGCTTTACTGATCGTGCTGCCGTTATTACAAATCTTCATCCAAAGTGTGTATGTAGATGGACAATTACAATGGTCTGCGCCTTTTCGGACGTTGGCTGCATCCCGATTTGTGGGTGTGCTGTTCGGCTCGATCTGGCTGGGCCTCTGTGTTATTGCCGGAACGACAGTGCTTGCACTTCCGTTGGCGTGGATTATGTCCAACACGCGTCTTGCTAGCTGGCGCTGGTTGGACGTGGTGCTATTGATTCCGTTTATGACCCCGCCCTATATCGGGTCCATGGGCTGGATTTTGTTTATGCAAAAAAATGGGTATCTGGAGCAGTTGTTTCCGAGCCTGCATTTCTTGACCCCGTTCTTTTTCAGCTTTGGCGGCATGGTGATGATCATGAGTCTGCATCTGTTTCCGTTCCTGTACCTGCTGCTGCGAGGTGCACTGGTTAGGATTGGCGGCAGTCTGGAAGAGGCCGGAGCCGTTATGGGCGGCGGCTTTCTGTACAGGTTCCGCCGGATCATTTTACCGTTACTGCTGTCGTCTTATGGGATGGGCGCACTGCTCATTTTCGTCAAAACGATTGCCGAGTTTGGAACCCCCGCCACCTTTGGACGACGTATCGGGTATGAGGTCATGACCTCGGAAATTCACAAATACATTTCCAGTTGGCCGATTGATTTTGGTAAGGCCACGTCAATGGCCTCAGTGCTTTTAACCGCCTGTCTGCTCGTATGGTATGTGCAATCGGTGATCAACCGTAAGTACACATACAGGCTGATAGGTGGTAAAGGCTCTCGTCCTTCCCGTCTTCGTGTATCCGGCTGGACTACGGGACTGAGTATCGCATTCATTCTATTGTTGCTAATGGCGTCCATTGGTATCCCTTATTTTTCAATTATCGCCGCTTCCACCATGAAGCTGCGAGGGATCGGCTTGGCTTGGGATAACTTTACGCTCGATTATTACAAGGAACTGCTGTCTTGGGGCTCAGAGAGCATGGAGGCGCTGCTGAACAGCGTATTTCTCTCTTTGGGGGCATCGACGATTGCCGTTATGCTGGGCACATGGTTTGCGCTCGTCATTGGCGGCTCGCGTACGAGGCTCCAGCGGACAGTGGATGCATTCAGCTTGCTTCCGAACACGGTTCCGGGGATTGTTATGGTCGTCGGCCTTATTTTATGGTGGAACTCGCCGTGGATGCCGATTCCGTTGTATAACACGTACGGTATGGTCATTCTGACGTATGTTGTCTTGTTTGTTCCTTATACAGTCCAGTATGTCAAAAGCGCCTTTACGCAGGTAGACACTGCTCTTTTTCAGGCAGGACAGGTGTTTGGCGGTGGCCCGTCTTATGTATTCCGCCGGATTGTGCTGCCGCTGATTTTACCGGGGATGCTGGCAGGCTGGATGATGACTTTTACCATTGCTTCGCGCGAACTGGTCGGCTCGTTGCTGATTTTGCCG